One window from the genome of Crateriforma spongiae encodes:
- a CDS encoding sigma-70 family RNA polymerase sigma factor, whose amino-acid sequence MSWNVCTLGTDADSGPSTGKIWKVGISLEDQNSSSIDAAEATLLRRLRAGGPSALADVFSTYQERLHRMVSFRLDPRVRGRIDAADVLQEAYLRISRRLVDFLDQPSVSFFVWVRQQTLQVLIDMQRTQFREARSPQREIRLATPGDSAATSLSIACRLVDAIQSPSQIVSRNEALHRVREALESMNPIDREVLALRHFEQLGNAEVAQILNLSPTAASNRYVRAAGRLADIVSQVRADTSGQPKDAP is encoded by the coding sequence GTGTCCTGGAATGTCTGTACTTTGGGTACCGACGCGGATTCGGGACCATCCACGGGCAAAATTTGGAAAGTTGGAATTTCTTTGGAAGACCAAAACTCCAGTTCGATCGATGCGGCGGAAGCGACGCTGCTAAGGCGATTGCGTGCGGGCGGTCCGTCTGCACTGGCGGATGTGTTTTCGACCTACCAAGAACGTCTGCACCGCATGGTCTCGTTTCGACTGGACCCACGTGTCCGCGGACGGATCGATGCGGCCGACGTATTGCAGGAAGCGTACCTACGGATTTCACGCCGGTTGGTGGATTTTCTGGACCAGCCATCGGTATCGTTCTTTGTCTGGGTGCGACAACAGACGCTGCAAGTGCTGATCGACATGCAGCGGACACAGTTCCGCGAAGCACGCAGCCCGCAACGTGAAATTCGGTTGGCCACACCGGGCGATTCCGCGGCGACCAGTTTGTCGATCGCGTGTCGTCTGGTCGACGCGATCCAGTCCCCCAGCCAGATCGTCAGCCGAAACGAAGCCCTGCATCGCGTCCGTGAGGCGTTGGAATCAATGAACCCGATTGATCGTGAAGTTTTGGCGTTGCGACATTTTGAACAACTCGGCAACGCGGAAGTCGCACAGATTCTGAATCTCAGCCCCACCGCCGCCAGCAATCGATACGTGCGCGCCGCCGGTCGGTTGGCCGACATTGTCAGTCAGGTTCGTGCCGACACGTCCGGACAGCCCAAGGATGCACCGTGA